A genomic region of Alligator mississippiensis isolate rAllMis1 chromosome 4, rAllMis1, whole genome shotgun sequence contains the following coding sequences:
- the PLEKHA5 gene encoding pleckstrin homology domain-containing family A member 5 isoform X8 — protein MAAAELLSAERLRALPGSWSYGISQGGRVFFINEEAKSTTWLHPLTGEAVITGHRRSADLPTGWEEAYTFEGARYYIKQT, from the exons ATGGCGGCGGCGGAGCTGCTGAGCGCCGAGCGGCTGCGGGCGCTGCCCGGCAGCTGGAGCTACGGCATCAGCCAGGGCGGCCGCGTCTTCTTCATCAA CGAGGAGGCGAAGAGCACGACCTGGCTGCACCCGCTCACCGGCGAGGCCGTGATCACCGGGCACCGCCGCAGCGCAG ATTTACCCACAGGTTGGGAGGAAGCATATACTTTTGAAGGTGCAAGATATTATATAAA
- the PLEKHA5 gene encoding pleckstrin homology domain-containing family A member 5 isoform X9, which yields MAAAELLSAERLRALPGSWSYGISQGGRVFFINEEAKSTTWLHPLTGEAVITGHRRSADLPTGWEEAYTFEGARYYIK from the exons ATGGCGGCGGCGGAGCTGCTGAGCGCCGAGCGGCTGCGGGCGCTGCCCGGCAGCTGGAGCTACGGCATCAGCCAGGGCGGCCGCGTCTTCTTCATCAA CGAGGAGGCGAAGAGCACGACCTGGCTGCACCCGCTCACCGGCGAGGCCGTGATCACCGGGCACCGCCGCAGCGCAG ATTTACCCACAGGTTGGGAGGAAGCATATACTTTTGAAGGTGCAAGATATTATATAAA
- the PLEKHA5 gene encoding pleckstrin homology domain-containing family A member 5 isoform X7 → MAAAELLSAERLRALPGSWSYGISQGGRVFFINEEAKSTTWLHPLTGEAVITGHRRSADLPTGWEEAYTFEGARYYIKFLYVI, encoded by the exons ATGGCGGCGGCGGAGCTGCTGAGCGCCGAGCGGCTGCGGGCGCTGCCCGGCAGCTGGAGCTACGGCATCAGCCAGGGCGGCCGCGTCTTCTTCATCAA CGAGGAGGCGAAGAGCACGACCTGGCTGCACCCGCTCACCGGCGAGGCCGTGATCACCGGGCACCGCCGCAGCGCAG ATTTACCCACAGGTTGGGAGGAAGCATATACTTTTGAAGGTGCAAGATATTATATAAA